One Actinomadura viridis genomic region harbors:
- a CDS encoding TetR/AcrR family transcriptional regulator: protein MTATPDARPRGTRLPRLARRRQLLGAAQEVFVAQGYHAAAMDEIAERAGVSKPVLYQHFPGKLELYLALLDEHAEGLVRTVREALESTTDNKLRVQASMRAFYDFVAGEGEAYRLVFESDLRNVAPVRARVERANHQCAEMIARVIAEDTDAPTDEAYLLGMGLVGMAEVSARYWLSQQRAVPKDTAEKIIARLAWRGISGFPMTPAG from the coding sequence GTGACCGCGACCCCGGACGCCCGCCCTCGTGGCACGCGACTGCCGCGACTGGCGCGCCGCAGGCAACTGCTCGGCGCGGCCCAGGAGGTGTTCGTCGCCCAGGGCTATCACGCCGCGGCGATGGACGAGATCGCCGAGCGCGCCGGCGTCAGCAAGCCGGTGCTCTACCAGCACTTCCCCGGCAAGCTGGAGCTCTACCTGGCGCTGCTGGACGAGCACGCCGAGGGCCTGGTGAGGACCGTCCGCGAGGCGCTGGAGTCCACCACGGACAACAAGCTGCGCGTGCAGGCGAGCATGCGGGCCTTCTACGACTTCGTGGCCGGTGAGGGCGAGGCGTACCGCCTGGTCTTCGAGTCCGACCTGCGCAACGTGGCACCGGTGCGCGCCCGGGTGGAGCGGGCCAACCACCAGTGCGCCGAGATGATCGCCCGCGTGATCGCCGAGGACACCGACGCCCCCACCGACGAGGCGTACCTGCTCGGCATGGGCCTGGTGGGCATGGCCGAGGTCAGCGCCCGCTACTGGCTGTCGCAGCAGCGCGCCGTCCCCAAGGACACCGCCGAGAAGATCATCGCCCGGCTCGCCTGGCGCGGCATCTCCGGCTTCCCGATGACCCCGGCGGGCTGA
- the ligD gene encoding non-homologous end-joining DNA ligase, with product MSPDKTSVDVEGRELTLSNLGKNLYPAFTKGEVIDYYARIAPVMLPHLKDRPATRIRWPDGVRGGSFFEKNAPAHTPGWVRTATVPTPGSSTGRDSLEFVVVDDLPTLVWCANLAALELHVPQWKVGPRGKLHDPDLMVFDLDPGAPATIVDACEVAVLLRRLLAADGLDSHPKTSGKKGLHLYVPIKEDDRTSAYAKEAAQRLAADHPDLVVSKMDKRLRKGKVLVDWSQNNPAKTTVAPYSLRAAERPGVSTPLTWEELEGCDEAGDLAFSPDEVLERVDEHGDLLRPLLDEHEQALP from the coding sequence GTGAGCCCTGACAAGACCAGCGTCGACGTGGAGGGCAGGGAGCTGACGCTCTCCAACCTCGGCAAGAACCTCTACCCCGCCTTCACGAAGGGCGAGGTCATCGACTACTACGCGCGGATCGCGCCGGTCATGCTCCCGCACCTGAAGGACCGTCCCGCCACCCGCATCCGCTGGCCGGACGGGGTGCGCGGCGGCTCGTTCTTCGAGAAGAACGCGCCCGCCCACACGCCCGGCTGGGTCCGTACCGCGACCGTTCCCACGCCGGGCAGCTCCACCGGGCGCGACTCCCTGGAGTTCGTCGTCGTGGACGACCTGCCCACGCTGGTCTGGTGCGCCAACCTCGCCGCGCTGGAGCTGCACGTGCCGCAGTGGAAGGTGGGGCCGCGCGGCAAGCTGCACGACCCCGACCTGATGGTGTTCGACCTGGACCCGGGGGCGCCCGCGACGATCGTCGACGCCTGCGAGGTCGCCGTGCTGCTGCGCCGGCTGCTGGCCGCCGACGGCCTCGACTCCCACCCCAAGACCAGCGGCAAGAAGGGCCTGCACCTGTACGTGCCGATCAAGGAGGACGACCGGACCTCCGCCTACGCCAAGGAGGCCGCGCAGCGCCTCGCCGCCGACCATCCGGACCTGGTGGTCAGCAAGATGGACAAGCGGCTGCGCAAGGGGAAGGTCCTGGTGGACTGGAGCCAGAACAACCCCGCCAAGACCACCGTCGCCCCCTACTCGCTGCGGGCGGCCGAGCGGCCGGGCGTCTCCACCCCCCTCACCTGGGAGGAGCTGGAGGGCTGCGACGAGGCCGGCGACCTGGCCTTCTCCCCCGACGAGGTCCTGGAGAGGGTGGACGAGCACGGCGACCTCCTGCGTCCCCTTCTCGACGAGCACGAACAGGCCCTTCCCTAG
- the ligD gene encoding non-homologous end-joining DNA ligase — MTMPWPVRPMMAATGELPDDTGRWALELKWDGVRVITYVSADGVRASGRRVTELAGRYPELSGLADLLPQHDVVLDGEVVAFEDGRPSFERLQRRMHIGRPDPRLIREVPVRYVVFDLLYLDGRLLYDTPYTERRALLADLDLGGTGPVEVPPFLDGGDSAQVAELMEFTKEQRLEGLMAKRLDSRYRPGRRVDFWRKVKNFLTREVVVCGWKPGRGRREGGVGSLLLGEYDAKGRLCFVGHVGTGFSDRALDELYATLWPLRRATSPFDEPVPREFSRDAQWVEPRLVGEVAYSVRTRDGRLRFPTWRGLRDDKDPLEVIGEP; from the coding sequence ATGACCATGCCGTGGCCCGTACGCCCCATGATGGCCGCCACCGGAGAACTTCCCGACGACACCGGACGCTGGGCGCTCGAGCTCAAGTGGGACGGCGTCCGCGTCATCACCTACGTCTCGGCCGACGGTGTGCGGGCCAGCGGGCGCCGCGTCACCGAACTGGCCGGACGCTACCCCGAGCTGTCCGGGCTCGCCGACCTCCTGCCCCAGCACGACGTGGTCCTGGACGGCGAGGTGGTCGCCTTCGAGGACGGGCGGCCCAGTTTCGAACGGCTCCAGCGCCGCATGCACATCGGCCGCCCCGACCCGCGGCTGATCCGGGAGGTCCCCGTCCGCTACGTGGTGTTCGACCTGCTCTACCTCGACGGCCGGCTCCTCTACGACACCCCCTACACCGAGCGCAGGGCGCTGCTGGCGGACCTGGACCTGGGCGGCACCGGGCCGGTCGAGGTGCCCCCGTTCCTGGACGGCGGCGACTCCGCGCAGGTCGCCGAGCTGATGGAGTTCACCAAGGAGCAGCGGCTCGAGGGGCTGATGGCCAAACGGCTCGACTCCCGCTACCGGCCCGGCCGCAGGGTGGACTTCTGGCGCAAGGTGAAGAACTTCCTCACCCGGGAGGTGGTCGTCTGCGGCTGGAAACCGGGCCGCGGGCGGCGCGAGGGCGGGGTCGGGTCGCTGCTGCTCGGCGAGTACGACGCCAAGGGCCGGCTGTGCTTCGTCGGCCATGTCGGCACCGGCTTCAGCGACCGCGCCCTGGACGAGCTGTACGCGACGCTGTGGCCGCTGCGCCGCGCCACCTCCCCGTTCGACGAGCCGGTGCCGCGCGAGTTCTCCCGCGACGCCCAGTGGGTTGAGCCGCGTCTCGTCGGGGAGGTCGCCTACAGCGTACGGACCAGGGACGGCCGGCTGCGCTTCCCCACCTGGCGCGGCCTGCGCGACGACAAGGACCCCCTCGAGGTGATCGGTGAGCCCTGA
- a CDS encoding Ku protein — MRSIWKGAISFGLVTIPVKVYSATEQRDVSFHQVHREDGGRIKYKRVCTVDGEEVQYGDIAKGYELPSGDMVVLTDEDFADLPLSTSRRIDVLQFVEQEEVDPIYFAKSYYLEPDAQGAKPYVLLRDALERSDQVAIVKVALRQRESLATLRVREGVFVLETMLWPDEVRAPDFPFLEEDIEVRKQELSMATSLIESMRGEFDPAEYKDAYREALQSVIDAKVEGREVTRPEAEAAEEPAADLLSALRASVEAAKKERGERKSAAKAPAKRTGKAAGKPERGGTKAPSPAKKGEAKPRSRKSA, encoded by the coding sequence ATGCGCAGTATCTGGAAGGGTGCGATCTCCTTCGGGCTGGTGACGATCCCCGTGAAGGTCTACTCGGCGACCGAGCAGCGGGACGTCTCCTTCCACCAGGTGCACCGCGAGGACGGGGGCCGCATCAAGTACAAGCGGGTCTGCACCGTCGACGGTGAGGAGGTCCAGTACGGCGACATCGCCAAGGGCTACGAGCTGCCCAGCGGCGACATGGTCGTGCTGACCGACGAGGACTTCGCCGACCTTCCGCTGTCCACCAGCCGCCGCATCGACGTGCTGCAGTTCGTCGAGCAGGAGGAGGTGGACCCCATCTACTTCGCCAAGTCGTACTACCTGGAGCCCGACGCCCAGGGCGCCAAGCCGTACGTGCTGCTGCGCGACGCGCTGGAGCGGTCCGACCAGGTCGCCATCGTCAAGGTGGCGCTGCGCCAGCGCGAGTCCCTGGCGACGCTGCGGGTCCGCGAGGGCGTCTTCGTCCTGGAGACCATGCTGTGGCCGGACGAGGTCCGCGCCCCCGACTTCCCGTTCCTGGAGGAGGACATCGAGGTCCGCAAGCAGGAGCTCAGCATGGCCACCTCGCTGATCGAGAGCATGCGGGGGGAGTTCGACCCGGCCGAGTACAAGGACGCCTACCGGGAGGCGCTGCAGTCGGTCATCGACGCCAAGGTCGAGGGCCGGGAGGTCACCCGTCCCGAGGCCGAGGCGGCCGAGGAGCCGGCCGCCGACCTGCTCAGCGCGCTGCGCGCCAGCGTGGAGGCGGCCAAGAAGGAACGCGGGGAGAGGAAGTCCGCCGCCAAGGCCCCGGCCAAGCGGACGGGGAAGGCGGCGGGCAAGCCGGAGCGGGGCGGGACCAAGGCGCCCTCCCCGGCCAAGAAGGGCGAGGCCAAGCCCCGCAGCCGCAAGTCGGCCTGA
- the moeZ gene encoding adenylyltransferase/sulfurtransferase MoeZ gives MSLPPLVEPAAELTRDEVNRYSRHLIIPDVGMAGQKRLKNAKVLVVGAGGLGSPALMYLAAAGVGTLGIIDFDVVDESNLQRQVIHRQSSLGKPKAESAADAVREINPLIEVVVHNTALDRDNIMDIFGRYDLIVDGTDNFATRYMVNDAAVLLGKPYVWGSIYRFDGQASVFWAEHGPCYRCLYPEPPPPGMVPSCAEGGVLGVLCASIGSIQVNEAIKLVAGVGEPLVGRLMIYDALEMNYRQVKVRKDPECPLCGKNPTQTELLEDYEAFCGAVSEEAAEAVVDATISATELKAMQDRGEDIFLVDVREPNEYEIVAIPGATLIPKGEFLDGSALERLPQDKKIVLHCKSGVRSAEALAVVKNAGFSDAVHVGGGVLAWVKQIDPSLPSY, from the coding sequence GTGTCGTTGCCACCTCTGGTCGAGCCCGCAGCGGAGCTCACCCGCGACGAGGTCAACCGTTACTCGCGACACCTGATCATTCCCGACGTCGGGATGGCCGGGCAGAAGCGGCTCAAGAACGCCAAGGTCCTCGTCGTCGGGGCGGGCGGCCTCGGCTCCCCCGCCCTGATGTACCTGGCCGCCGCGGGCGTGGGCACCCTCGGCATCATCGACTTCGACGTCGTGGACGAGTCCAACCTGCAGCGTCAGGTCATCCACCGGCAGTCCTCGCTGGGCAAGCCCAAGGCCGAGTCGGCCGCCGACGCGGTCCGCGAGATCAACCCGCTGATCGAGGTCGTGGTGCACAACACCGCGCTCGACCGCGACAACATCATGGACATCTTCGGGCGCTACGACCTCATCGTCGACGGCACCGACAACTTCGCGACCCGTTACATGGTGAACGACGCGGCGGTGCTGCTCGGCAAGCCGTACGTCTGGGGCTCGATCTACCGGTTCGACGGCCAGGCGTCGGTGTTCTGGGCCGAGCACGGCCCCTGCTACCGCTGCCTCTACCCCGAGCCGCCGCCGCCCGGCATGGTGCCCTCCTGCGCGGAGGGCGGCGTGCTCGGCGTGCTGTGCGCCTCGATCGGGTCCATCCAGGTGAACGAGGCGATCAAGCTGGTCGCCGGCGTCGGCGAGCCGCTGGTGGGCCGGCTGATGATCTACGACGCCCTGGAGATGAACTACCGCCAGGTCAAGGTCCGCAAGGACCCCGAGTGCCCGCTGTGCGGCAAGAACCCGACGCAGACCGAGCTGCTGGAGGACTACGAGGCGTTCTGCGGCGCGGTCTCCGAGGAGGCCGCCGAGGCCGTCGTCGACGCCACGATCTCGGCCACCGAGCTGAAGGCCATGCAGGACCGCGGCGAGGACATCTTCCTCGTGGACGTGCGCGAGCCCAACGAGTACGAGATCGTCGCCATCCCCGGCGCCACGCTGATCCCCAAGGGCGAGTTCCTGGACGGCAGCGCGCTGGAGCGGCTCCCCCAGGACAAGAAGATCGTCCTGCACTGCAAGTCGGGGGTGCGCAGCGCCGAGGCGCTGGCGGTGGTCAAGAACGCCGGGTTCTCGGACGCGGTCCACGTCGGCGGCGGCGTGCTGGCCTGGGTCAAGCAGATCGACCCGAGCCTGCCGTCCTACTGA
- a CDS encoding CsbD family protein — MSWLDKLKNRAQRAKGRAKEGAGRGSRDPGLEAEGRKDRVAGGAKQAGEKIKDAAREARRTTER, encoded by the coding sequence ATGAGCTGGCTGGACAAGCTGAAGAACCGCGCCCAGCGCGCCAAGGGAAGGGCCAAGGAGGGCGCCGGCCGCGGGTCGCGCGACCCGGGCCTGGAGGCGGAGGGCCGCAAGGACCGCGTGGCCGGCGGTGCCAAACAGGCCGGCGAGAAGATCAAGGACGCGGCCCGGGAGGCGCGCCGCACCACCGAGCGCTGA
- a CDS encoding S8 family peptidase, with amino-acid sequence MRVPRTGGVALLALALAAAPAFAPALAPAAHADEVRDRQRRVLATLDTETAWKSTRGANVTVAVVDSGVDARQADLAGSVISGPNMLADIDRGTRPARLHGTGMASLIAGHGHGPGGRDGIMGVAPEAKILAIRALAEREDASYRLYRSSERAEDAVARGIRYAADHGADVVNLSLGKYDENPEERAAIGYAIGKGVVVVSAAGNDGDKRRRLDGDGFAPYSYPAAYPGVIAVAATGSGHKRAAFSNRNYSVLVSAPGAGLPVAGPGGEYFLTDGTSDSSALVSGIAALIRSRHPKLPPALVTQAIIAGTRYGPSGTYDPEVGFGEVNAARALAASDALTTPRGGSAGRSPGRSLGTAEPGPIEIIHRPGWVTPVIVIVTAGGAAGGVAAVVIAVILARRHPRVPGPAPVPAGASAGGVPPPRAVPGPWAPAPPAGGQAPRQQARGEPRTPQEGPYDPV; translated from the coding sequence ATGCGCGTCCCGAGAACCGGCGGCGTGGCGCTGCTGGCCCTGGCGCTCGCCGCCGCCCCCGCGTTCGCGCCCGCCCTCGCCCCGGCCGCGCACGCCGACGAGGTGCGGGACCGCCAGCGCCGCGTCCTGGCGACCCTGGACACCGAGACCGCGTGGAAGAGCACCCGCGGCGCGAACGTGACCGTGGCCGTGGTGGACTCGGGCGTGGACGCGCGGCAGGCGGACCTGGCCGGCTCGGTGATCAGCGGCCCCAACATGCTGGCCGACATCGACCGCGGCACCCGTCCGGCCCGCCTGCACGGCACCGGCATGGCCTCGCTGATCGCCGGGCACGGGCACGGCCCCGGCGGACGCGACGGCATCATGGGCGTGGCGCCGGAGGCCAAGATCCTGGCGATCCGCGCGCTGGCCGAGCGCGAGGACGCGAGCTACCGGCTCTACCGTTCCTCCGAACGGGCCGAGGACGCGGTGGCGCGCGGCATCCGGTACGCCGCCGACCACGGCGCCGACGTCGTCAACCTCTCCCTCGGCAAGTACGACGAGAACCCGGAGGAGCGCGCGGCCATCGGCTACGCCATCGGCAAGGGCGTGGTGGTGGTGTCGGCGGCCGGCAACGACGGCGACAAGCGGCGCCGCCTCGACGGCGACGGCTTCGCGCCCTACTCCTACCCGGCGGCCTATCCCGGGGTCATCGCGGTCGCCGCGACCGGCTCCGGCCACAAGCGCGCCGCCTTCTCCAACCGCAACTACTCGGTGCTGGTCTCCGCGCCCGGCGCCGGCCTCCCGGTCGCCGGTCCCGGCGGCGAGTACTTCCTCACCGACGGCACGAGCGACTCCAGCGCCCTGGTCTCGGGCATAGCGGCGCTGATCCGGTCCCGGCATCCGAAGCTGCCGCCGGCCCTGGTCACGCAGGCGATCATCGCGGGCACCCGGTACGGCCCGTCCGGCACCTACGACCCCGAGGTCGGCTTCGGCGAGGTCAACGCCGCCCGCGCGCTCGCCGCGTCCGACGCCCTCACCACCCCGCGCGGCGGCTCCGCGGGCCGGTCCCCGGGCCGGAGCCTCGGCACCGCCGAACCGGGGCCGATCGAGATCATCCACCGTCCCGGCTGGGTCACCCCCGTCATCGTGATCGTCACGGCCGGGGGCGCCGCCGGAGGCGTGGCGGCGGTCGTCATCGCCGTCATCCTCGCCCGGCGGCACCCCCGCGTTCCCGGGCCGGCCCCGGTGCCCGCGGGGGCGTCCGCCGGCGGCGTGCCGCCGCCGCGCGCGGTGCCCGGCCCGTGGGCCCCGGCGCCGCCCGCCGGAGGCCAGGCGCCGCGGCAGCAGGCCAGGGGAGAACCGCGGACGCCTCAGGAAGGGCCGTACGACCCCGTCTGA
- a CDS encoding S8 family peptidase produces the protein MLIRRIAVPVAGALLLGLAPPLAQGAEAREATWHSRLIADFREAHRTTRGRGVKIALLSDGAAPGVRTLGGALEKGKDLVGTPRPKHVAGTLIASAIVGSGPTADAPLGVRGLASGATLIPVRVYVNRKEPGFARWWDRTDLGEIIAKGIRHAADQGARVIAVEPYDYDSGYRSQIQAAVAHAQRRGALVVALAGKRDEDAGALPAAVPGVLGVGTVTAKGRRDRKETDASNSVLLAAPGTKTISTGPKNVTYEFWGGAVALTWATAAAALVRSEYPGLTPGQVVEALTSSARHPKGKGRYDTDLGHGYVNPAGALKAAREISERPAPAPVPDAVRAKALFGAERPDTIRAVPYDPAILGGFGALALAGLAAVLCAGWLALRRLRAGRPMAPAGMPAAAPAPTSAGMPAPVAAPAPERPESAGESGS, from the coding sequence ATGCTGATCCGCCGGATCGCCGTGCCGGTCGCCGGTGCCCTGCTGCTCGGACTGGCCCCGCCCCTGGCGCAGGGGGCGGAGGCCCGCGAGGCCACCTGGCACTCCCGGCTCATCGCGGACTTCCGGGAGGCGCACCGGACCACCCGGGGCAGGGGCGTGAAGATCGCCCTGCTCAGCGACGGGGCGGCACCGGGCGTCCGGACGCTGGGCGGGGCGCTGGAGAAGGGGAAGGACCTGGTCGGCACGCCCCGTCCCAAGCACGTGGCGGGGACCCTGATCGCGTCGGCGATCGTCGGGTCCGGGCCGACCGCCGACGCTCCGCTGGGAGTGCGCGGGCTGGCGTCCGGCGCGACGCTCATCCCGGTGCGGGTCTATGTCAACCGGAAGGAGCCCGGCTTCGCCAGGTGGTGGGACCGGACCGACCTCGGCGAGATCATCGCCAAGGGCATCCGCCACGCGGCCGACCAGGGGGCCCGGGTCATCGCGGTCGAACCCTACGACTACGACAGCGGCTACCGCAGCCAGATCCAGGCCGCCGTCGCCCACGCCCAGCGCCGCGGGGCCCTGGTCGTGGCTCTTGCCGGAAAGCGGGACGAGGACGCCGGAGCCCTGCCCGCCGCGGTCCCGGGCGTGCTCGGTGTCGGGACGGTCACCGCCAAGGGGAGGCGCGACCGGAAGGAGACCGACGCGAGCAACTCGGTGCTCCTCGCCGCCCCCGGCACGAAGACCATCTCGACCGGTCCGAAGAACGTGACCTACGAGTTCTGGGGAGGCGCCGTCGCGCTCACCTGGGCGACGGCCGCGGCGGCGCTGGTCAGGTCGGAGTACCCCGGGCTCACCCCCGGCCAGGTCGTCGAGGCGCTCACCTCCTCGGCGCGGCATCCGAAGGGGAAGGGCCGCTACGACACCGACCTGGGCCACGGGTACGTCAACCCGGCGGGCGCCCTGAAAGCGGCGCGGGAGATCTCCGAACGGCCCGCACCCGCCCCCGTTCCGGACGCCGTACGGGCGAAGGCCCTCTTCGGGGCTGAGCGGCCGGACACCATCAGGGCCGTCCCCTACGATCCGGCGATCCTGGGCGGCTTCGGCGCCCTGGCGCTCGCGGGCCTGGCCGCCGTCCTCTGCGCGGGTTGGCTCGCACTCAGGCGGCTGCGCGCCGGCAGACCCATGGCGCCCGCCGGTATGCCCGCCGCCGCACCCGCCCCCACGTCCGCCGGTATGCCCGCCCCGGTGGCGGCACCCGCCCCCGAACGGCCAGAATCGGCGGGTGAGAGCGGATCCTGA
- a CDS encoding MGMT family protein: MRADPDDYAEAVLDAVERIPPGRVLAYGDVAELLGVGGPRQVGRVMSLYGGGVPWWRVIRADGSPPSGHEVRALEEYRAEGTPLRADGRRVDMSRARWDGR; the protein is encoded by the coding sequence GTGAGAGCGGATCCTGACGACTATGCCGAAGCGGTGCTGGACGCGGTCGAGCGGATACCGCCCGGGCGCGTCCTGGCATACGGCGACGTGGCCGAGCTTCTCGGCGTCGGCGGACCGCGCCAGGTCGGCCGGGTGATGTCGCTGTACGGCGGCGGGGTGCCGTGGTGGCGGGTGATCCGCGCCGACGGCAGCCCGCCCTCGGGGCACGAGGTCCGCGCCCTGGAGGAGTACCGGGCCGAGGGGACGCCGCTGCGCGCGGACGGCCGCCGCGTGGACATGAGCCGCGCCCGCTGGGACGGGCGCTGA
- a CDS encoding PucR family transcriptional regulator: MRITELLDDPELRLRPLACPERLDRPVQQVFVTDLPDPTRYLDGGELVLTGLMWRRGPYDSAPFVAALAAKKVAVLGAGEAVLPVPDDLVAACDRYGVPLVAVPRETPLSRLMTIVVRRLDAEDRAAGALPATHTALLERIPADERRAFRRQVLGEIIGYDRRHRSDLLGTLTRFLACSGSWTVCARLLNVHVNTLRYRIRRIEELTGRDLSSLEDRVDLLLALRA; the protein is encoded by the coding sequence GTGCGGATCACTGAGCTGCTGGACGATCCGGAGCTGCGGCTTCGCCCGCTGGCCTGCCCGGAGCGGCTGGACCGTCCGGTCCAGCAGGTGTTCGTCACCGACCTGCCGGATCCCACCCGGTACCTGGACGGCGGCGAGCTGGTGCTGACCGGCCTGATGTGGCGGCGCGGCCCGTACGACTCGGCGCCGTTCGTCGCGGCGCTGGCGGCCAAGAAGGTCGCCGTCCTGGGCGCGGGCGAGGCCGTCCTGCCGGTGCCCGACGACCTGGTCGCCGCCTGCGACCGGTACGGCGTGCCGCTGGTCGCGGTCCCCCGCGAGACACCGCTGTCCCGGCTGATGACGATCGTGGTGCGCCGGCTGGACGCCGAGGACCGGGCCGCCGGGGCGCTCCCGGCCACCCACACCGCGCTGCTGGAACGGATCCCGGCCGACGAGCGCCGCGCGTTCCGGCGCCAGGTCCTGGGCGAGATCATCGGGTACGACCGGCGCCACCGCAGCGACCTCCTCGGCACTCTCACGCGGTTCCTGGCCTGCTCGGGTTCGTGGACGGTCTGCGCCCGGCTGCTCAACGTGCACGTCAACACGCTGCGGTACCGCATCCGGCGTATCGAGGAGCTGACCGGGCGCGACCTGTCGTCCCTGGAGGACCGGGTCGACCTCCTGCTCGCCCTGCGCGCCTGA